In a genomic window of Porphyromonadaceae bacterium W3.11:
- a CDS encoding TraR/DksA C4-type zinc finger protein: protein MTEKNRYSDEELVEFKEIIQKKLDKARRNYDILVSTMDMNDGNDITDTMPTYKNLGESAVLLSRQETAAQALRQKKFIQNLEAALVRIENGTYGICRVTGKLIPKERLRAVPHATLSIEAKEAGHK from the coding sequence ATGACAGAGAAGAATAGATATAGTGATGAGGAGTTGGTTGAGTTCAAAGAGATTATTCAGAAAAAGTTAGATAAGGCTAGGCGTAATTACGACATCCTTGTCTCTACTATGGATATGAATGATGGAAATGACATCACCGACACAATGCCGACATACAAAAATTTAGGGGAGAGTGCAGTGCTGCTTTCTAGACAAGAAACGGCAGCACAGGCATTACGTCAGAAAAAGTTTATCCAAAATCTAGAAGCCGCTTTGGTTCGTATCGAGAACGGTACTTATGGCATCTGTAGGGTAACAGGTAAGTTGATTCCTAAGGAACGTTTGCGTGCTGTTCCTCATGCCACACTTAGTATTGAGGCAAAAGAGGCTGGACATAAATAA
- the ileS gene encoding isoleucine--tRNA ligase, translating into MNTDKRFKEYNGLSLAEINKEMLDKWQKEQLFDASLSLREGAPRYVFYEGPPSANGMPGIHHVMARTIKDIFCRYKTMKGFLVERKAGWDTHGLPVELGVEKNLGITKADIGSKISVADYNAACRKEVMKYTGEWEDLTHKMGYWVDMDNPYITYDNRYIETLWYLLKRLYDKDLLYKGYTIQPYSPAAGTGLSSHELNQPGTYRDVKDTTCTAMFEIKNPSSELTAFGKAYFLAWTTTPWTLPSNTALAVGAGIDYLAVQTYNPYTLDPITVLLAKNLLSSYLKPEGAELPMEQPQKGDKVLPYRIIKEYKGRDLEGMEYIQLFQWVDPGKGAFRVIIGDFVTTEDGTGIVHIAPTFGADDQRVGKANGVPGLLLLDKDGKERPMVDLAGKYFLLEDLDEDFVANRIDIDEYGKYSGRFVKNQYDHALSEGEDTLDIELSVVLKERGQVFRIEKMTHSYPHCWRTDKPVLYYPLDSWFIRSTACRDRMIELNDTIQWKPTSTGTGRFGMWLKNLQDWNLSRSRYWGTPLPIWRTEDGQELICIGSVEELKNEVDKAVKAGLMEQNPYANFKVGDNSSENYSAIELHRPYVDEIILVSDSGKPMYREPDLIDVWFDSGAMPYAQLHYPFENKELIDEHKFFPADFIAEGVDQTRGWFFTLHALATMIFDGVAFKNVISNGLVLDKHGNKMSKRLGNSVDPFSTIDEKGSDPLRWYMISNSSPRDNLRFDLEGVDEVQRKYFGTLYNTYSFFALYANLDNFDPSSSEDMPYNQRPELDRWIISKLNSLVKFVSESLDDYEPTKAVRAISDFVNDQLSNWYVRLGRKRFWGGGMSDDKLSAYQTLYLALETIAKLSAPFAPFYSDRLYRDLTGSDESVHLTDFPEANESLIDKALEDSMDYAQRISSMVLALRRRMNIKVRQPLAKFLILTNDKSVIESIGHVKDLILNEVNVKDMIFADTSADVVVKRIKPNFKALGPIFGKDMKSAAAFLTNLSKSEIIDFENNGKIDFNGVEIQLEHVEVISEDVPGWLVQNDGAITVALDSTITDELRLEGIARELVNRIQNIRKSQEFEVSDKIEVLIEDLDDISKALKVHKDYISTQVQALKIELRKGLEDGELLDIEEGLNVHVVVKRI; encoded by the coding sequence ATGAATACAGACAAGAGATTTAAGGAATATAATGGACTAAGCCTTGCTGAGATTAATAAGGAGATGCTAGATAAGTGGCAAAAAGAGCAGCTATTTGATGCGTCCCTCTCCTTAAGAGAAGGTGCCCCTAGGTATGTATTTTATGAAGGACCACCCTCTGCTAATGGTATGCCTGGCATACATCACGTCATGGCAAGAACCATCAAAGATATATTCTGCCGCTACAAAACCATGAAAGGTTTTTTGGTGGAGCGTAAGGCTGGCTGGGATACTCATGGATTGCCTGTGGAGCTAGGTGTAGAGAAAAATCTTGGCATTACTAAAGCTGATATCGGTAGTAAGATTTCTGTGGCTGATTATAATGCCGCTTGCCGAAAAGAGGTAATGAAATACACTGGCGAATGGGAAGACCTAACCCACAAGATGGGATATTGGGTGGATATGGATAATCCATATATTACATATGATAATAGATATATTGAGACATTATGGTATCTACTGAAGCGACTTTACGATAAAGATCTGCTATATAAGGGATATACTATTCAGCCCTATTCTCCAGCTGCTGGTACAGGGCTCAGCTCACATGAATTAAATCAGCCAGGTACCTATCGTGATGTCAAGGATACGACCTGTACTGCTATGTTCGAGATTAAGAATCCATCCTCTGAGCTTACAGCCTTTGGGAAAGCTTATTTTTTGGCTTGGACTACTACTCCATGGACTTTACCATCTAATACAGCCTTAGCTGTAGGTGCAGGTATTGACTACTTAGCAGTTCAGACTTATAATCCATATACTCTTGATCCTATAACTGTTCTTTTGGCGAAAAACTTATTAAGCTCGTACCTAAAGCCAGAAGGTGCTGAACTACCAATGGAACAACCTCAAAAAGGGGATAAAGTACTTCCATACCGTATTATCAAAGAATACAAGGGTAGGGACCTTGAGGGCATGGAGTATATCCAATTATTCCAATGGGTAGATCCTGGTAAAGGGGCCTTTAGAGTAATCATAGGCGATTTCGTTACTACCGAAGATGGTACAGGTATAGTACATATAGCACCTACATTTGGAGCTGATGACCAGAGAGTCGGAAAAGCGAATGGTGTTCCTGGTTTGTTGCTTCTTGATAAAGATGGCAAAGAGCGTCCTATGGTAGATCTAGCAGGTAAGTACTTTTTACTTGAAGATCTTGATGAGGATTTTGTTGCTAATCGTATTGATATAGATGAATACGGTAAGTACAGTGGTAGATTTGTCAAGAATCAATATGATCATGCACTTTCAGAAGGTGAAGATACTCTTGATATTGAATTAAGTGTAGTGCTCAAAGAGCGAGGACAAGTCTTCAGAATAGAGAAGATGACCCATAGTTATCCCCACTGTTGGAGGACAGATAAGCCCGTTTTATACTATCCATTAGATAGTTGGTTTATCAGAAGTACTGCTTGCAGAGACCGTATGATAGAGCTTAATGATACTATTCAATGGAAACCAACTAGTACGGGTACTGGTCGTTTTGGAATGTGGTTGAAAAATCTTCAAGATTGGAACCTTAGTAGGAGCCGATATTGGGGAACCCCACTGCCAATATGGAGAACAGAAGATGGTCAAGAACTTATCTGTATTGGTTCGGTAGAAGAGCTTAAAAATGAAGTGGACAAAGCCGTAAAGGCAGGGCTTATGGAGCAAAATCCGTATGCTAACTTCAAAGTAGGTGATAATAGTAGCGAGAATTACTCTGCTATTGAATTGCACCGTCCTTATGTAGATGAAATCATACTCGTCAGTGATTCAGGTAAACCAATGTATCGTGAGCCTGATTTGATAGACGTCTGGTTTGACTCAGGTGCAATGCCTTATGCTCAGCTACATTATCCATTTGAAAATAAGGAGCTGATAGATGAACATAAATTTTTTCCAGCTGACTTTATTGCTGAAGGTGTGGACCAGACTAGGGGTTGGTTCTTTACGCTTCATGCCTTAGCTACAATGATCTTTGATGGGGTGGCCTTTAAGAACGTCATCTCAAATGGTTTGGTACTTGATAAGCATGGTAATAAGATGTCGAAGCGATTGGGTAATAGCGTCGATCCTTTCTCTACAATTGACGAAAAAGGGTCAGATCCATTACGCTGGTACATGATCTCTAATTCCTCTCCAAGGGATAACCTAAGGTTTGACCTAGAGGGTGTTGATGAGGTACAGCGAAAGTATTTTGGAACGCTTTATAACACCTATTCTTTCTTTGCTCTTTATGCTAATCTAGACAATTTTGACCCATCTTCATCTGAGGATATGCCTTATAATCAACGTCCTGAACTAGACAGATGGATCATTTCCAAACTTAATAGTTTAGTGAAGTTTGTTTCAGAATCTCTGGATGACTATGAGCCAACAAAGGCTGTAAGAGCTATTTCTGACTTTGTAAATGATCAGCTAAGTAACTGGTATGTACGCTTAGGTCGTAAGAGGTTCTGGGGTGGTGGAATGAGTGATGATAAGCTTTCGGCTTATCAGACTCTCTACTTAGCTCTTGAGACGATTGCGAAATTGTCTGCACCATTTGCACCATTTTATTCGGATAGGTTGTATCGTGATCTTACAGGAAGTGATGAAAGTGTTCATCTAACTGATTTCCCTGAAGCTAACGAGAGCTTGATAGATAAGGCCTTGGAGGACTCTATGGACTATGCTCAGAGAATATCAAGTATGGTTCTAGCACTTCGTAGAAGAATGAATATTAAGGTTCGTCAACCATTGGCTAAATTTTTGATCTTGACAAATGATAAGTCAGTTATTGAGTCTATTGGTCATGTTAAGGACTTAATCCTTAATGAGGTCAATGTCAAAGATATGATATTTGCAGATACATCTGCTGATGTTGTAGTCAAAAGAATTAAACCAAACTTCAAAGCTTTGGGTCCAATTTTTGGCAAGGATATGAAGTCAGCGGCTGCATTCCTTACCAATCTGAGCAAGTCCGAGATTATTGATTTTGAGAATAATGGAAAAATCGATTTCAACGGGGTTGAAATTCAACTAGAGCATGTTGAGGTTATTTCTGAGGATGTTCCGGGATGGCTTGTTCAGAATGATGGTGCTATAACTGTTGCTTTGGATTCAACTATCACAGATGAGTTGAGATTAGAAGGAATTGCACGAGAATTAGTTAATCGCATTCAGAATATACGTAAGTCTCAGGAATTTGAGGTATCTGATAAGATAGAAGTCCTGATAGAAGATTTAGATGATATCTCTAAAGCACTAAAGGTGCACAAGGATTATATTTCCACTCAAGTGCAAGCACTAAAAATAGAGTTACGCAAAGGATTGGAAGATGGAGAATTACTCGATATAGAGGAGGGGCTAAACGTACATGTAGTTGTTAAACGTATATAA
- a CDS encoding adenosylcobinamide amidohydrolase, translated as MFEKENLKFISPMGDEMFHENESLIVRFSGRRGVVSTSNLSGGYRQDLRYAFNNSCGNNPLIKQKKCPGMMGKNLQEHYHNLAIKIGLPPEESTGMGTAALIENSAMARRIEHNVEVMAIATAGIDVNGGRAGDKASYDEFTRQGIKPTAGTINIFLFINAKLDGGTLTRAVVTATEAKCVAVQELMANSRYSQGIATGSGTDSIIVICNDESDVQLYNAGKHVLLGQMIGESVKEAVTKALDLQCGMNPTRQASIEWQSKRYGMTKDSIFMYYQHAIKDTDNIDEIRKTIEEIDTDQKLLVPIAAITHLCDQNRWGIIKDEMLVTTIQSMLSHLLASEGAKDINISRSRPHNLMESSPIYKQIISDTILSLAYIAHARSKRDK; from the coding sequence ATGTTTGAAAAAGAAAATTTAAAATTCATCAGTCCAATGGGCGATGAGATGTTTCATGAGAATGAGAGCTTAATAGTTCGCTTTTCAGGAAGGAGAGGTGTTGTCAGTACTTCTAATCTATCCGGTGGATATAGACAGGACCTACGATATGCCTTCAATAATAGTTGTGGCAATAATCCTTTGATAAAGCAGAAAAAGTGTCCTGGAATGATGGGTAAAAATCTACAAGAGCATTATCATAACTTGGCGATAAAGATAGGACTGCCCCCAGAGGAAAGTACCGGTATGGGGACCGCTGCATTGATAGAGAATAGTGCTATGGCTAGACGCATTGAGCATAATGTAGAGGTGATGGCTATTGCTACCGCAGGAATAGATGTTAATGGAGGCAGAGCAGGTGATAAAGCTAGCTATGATGAGTTTACAAGACAAGGTATTAAACCGACAGCTGGCACCATTAATATATTTCTCTTCATCAATGCGAAGCTAGATGGTGGCACACTCACACGTGCCGTCGTAACTGCTACTGAAGCTAAGTGTGTGGCAGTGCAAGAATTAATGGCCAATAGCAGATACTCACAAGGTATAGCCACTGGATCAGGTACAGATTCTATCATCGTAATATGTAATGATGAGTCGGATGTGCAGCTTTATAATGCTGGCAAGCATGTCCTTCTTGGACAAATGATCGGAGAGAGTGTTAAGGAAGCGGTAACGAAAGCACTCGATTTACAATGCGGTATGAATCCTACTCGACAAGCCAGTATAGAGTGGCAGAGTAAACGTTATGGAATGACTAAGGATAGCATATTTATGTATTATCAACATGCAATAAAAGATACAGATAACATTGACGAAATTAGGAAAACCATTGAAGAAATAGACACAGACCAAAAACTATTAGTGCCTATAGCTGCCATCACCCATCTCTGTGATCAAAATAGGTGGGGAATCATTAAAGATGAGATGTTGGTGACTACTATTCAGTCGATGCTATCTCATCTCTTAGCAAGTGAGGGTGCTAAGGACATCAATATATCACGTTCCAGACCTCATAACCTCATGGAATCGTCACCTATATATAAGCAAATCATTTCTGATACGATCTTGTCATTGGCATACATCGCTCATGCTCGATCCAAAAGAGATAAATAA
- a CDS encoding VWA domain-containing protein: MISFDSILGNNQAQLAIILTLLQPSSCSLLISGESGTGKTSLLRSLYSVLGDERHDLIVNIPSSTTQEMLSDYMDTDLLIKHGSIKYKSGLLNRLNGKIVLIDNINLHDRMVLQSILDYQATCAIKNSFKIIATINPNEGGLSSTILDQFNLFVELRTVRDIEVRRQILRKSIDKVSRIPKENPLYATIKQSQLMTNKVHLEEELMALIAKTCQDYFVLGHRGDIALLNAAIAHAAWMGKSRVEKGDVKAVQDLALLHRRLNPAHEPPETSTDDNNDESHEQQEDGRDNKSSNDGQQTEETQPKDNQKLSLTPYAGQSSDRDATHGDDSPDNKPNFDDSARTQEHQELPIDFYLEYDPLDHLGRSTRLDAGFGSRVKSTQNNFRGSFRKAVPERGNIEHLAFSATIRTAAPFQRHRRQSAPLNAPRVLLQPMDYRFQVKQHRTGYHILFVVDASGSMGVKRRMKKVKGLIIELLKNSYVKRDRVGMLAFRGESCELILPFTKSVSKAQELLKEVRTGGRTPLYLGMRKATEVVQALKRREQKAAPVIVLLTDGRATSSYKSENTESELSAIGQQLKAHSVKTIIIDTEEGFLRLGLAKKLANNIDAQYYTLDQLDSDTILSV, from the coding sequence ATGATCTCTTTCGATAGCATATTGGGCAACAATCAAGCACAGTTGGCGATAATCTTGACGCTGCTCCAACCCTCCTCATGTAGCCTTCTTATTTCAGGTGAATCGGGAACGGGAAAGACCTCGTTACTGCGTAGCTTATATTCAGTTCTTGGAGACGAGAGGCATGATCTTATTGTTAATATCCCTAGTTCTACTACCCAAGAGATGCTATCAGATTACATGGATACTGACCTCCTGATAAAGCATGGGTCAATTAAGTATAAATCTGGGTTGCTAAACAGACTGAATGGCAAGATAGTATTGATAGATAATATCAATCTCCATGATCGGATGGTGCTACAGAGCATCTTAGATTATCAAGCGACCTGTGCTATAAAGAATAGCTTTAAAATCATTGCTACTATTAACCCCAATGAAGGGGGGCTAAGTAGTACTATATTAGATCAATTTAATCTTTTTGTAGAGTTAAGAACTGTACGTGATATAGAGGTTAGGAGGCAGATATTAAGAAAGTCGATTGACAAAGTTAGTAGAATACCCAAAGAAAACCCGCTGTATGCCACGATAAAGCAAAGTCAATTAATGACCAATAAGGTACACTTGGAAGAAGAACTTATGGCATTAATAGCAAAGACATGCCAGGATTACTTCGTTTTGGGTCATCGTGGTGACATTGCTTTACTGAATGCGGCTATTGCTCATGCTGCCTGGATGGGAAAGAGTAGGGTGGAGAAGGGAGATGTCAAAGCGGTTCAGGATCTTGCATTGTTGCATCGTCGTCTGAATCCTGCTCATGAACCGCCTGAAACTTCTACTGATGATAATAACGATGAGTCTCATGAGCAGCAGGAGGACGGCAGGGATAATAAGTCCTCGAATGATGGGCAGCAAACAGAGGAGACACAACCAAAGGATAATCAGAAACTCTCGTTGACTCCCTACGCAGGGCAAAGTTCAGATAGGGATGCGACCCATGGAGATGATTCACCTGATAATAAACCTAACTTCGATGACTCCGCACGTACACAGGAGCATCAAGAGCTTCCTATAGATTTTTATTTGGAATATGATCCCTTGGATCACTTAGGTAGGTCCACAAGATTGGATGCTGGGTTTGGATCTCGAGTTAAGAGTACCCAGAATAATTTTAGAGGGAGCTTTCGAAAAGCTGTTCCAGAACGTGGGAATATTGAGCATCTAGCCTTTTCCGCTACTATTCGTACCGCGGCCCCTTTCCAAAGGCATAGACGACAATCGGCTCCTCTGAATGCTCCTAGAGTATTGTTACAGCCTATGGATTATCGTTTTCAAGTCAAGCAACATCGTACAGGTTATCACATCCTTTTTGTTGTTGATGCTAGTGGATCAATGGGCGTGAAGAGAAGGATGAAGAAGGTAAAGGGGCTCATTATTGAGCTACTGAAGAACTCATACGTTAAGCGTGATAGAGTAGGAATGTTAGCTTTTAGGGGCGAAAGCTGTGAATTGATATTGCCCTTTACCAAGAGTGTGTCCAAGGCACAGGAGTTATTAAAAGAGGTTCGCACAGGAGGACGGACCCCTCTATATCTCGGAATGAGAAAAGCTACTGAAGTAGTCCAAGCTCTTAAAAGAAGAGAGCAAAAGGCTGCTCCAGTTATTGTATTATTAACAGATGGGCGAGCTACCTCTAGTTACAAGTCTGAAAATACAGAATCTGAACTATCTGCTATAGGACAGCAACTTAAAGCACATTCTGTTAAAACTATCATCATTGACACCGAAGAAGGCTTTTTGCGACTGGGATTAGCAAAGAAGCTAGCTAATAATATTGACGCTCAATACTATACGTTAGATCAATTAGACTCAGATACAATATTAAGTGTATAG
- a CDS encoding AAA family ATPase, with protein sequence MENKKLRYPFTAVVGQDQMKLALILNLINPKIGGVLIFGEKGTAKSTIVRSMENLVFGRKVVELPLSTTEDKMIGSIDVEHAIQTGETRFEPGILYRADGHILYVDEVNLLEDHLVDVLLDVSAMGVNYVEREGISHTHPSRFVLVGTMNPEEGDLRPQLLDRFGLSVEVHGESTKEARTEILKRRLQFEQSPEKFIKDFEHDEKQLADRVSHAKQILNEIKYSDEILDLIAAIGIKLEVDGHRADITLLKTALALAAYEGDESIQKQHIYKAAELVLPHRLKRRPFEDRQFNGSEIIRLMEK encoded by the coding sequence ATGGAAAATAAGAAGTTGCGATACCCATTTACAGCGGTTGTGGGACAAGACCAGATGAAGCTGGCCTTGATCCTAAATCTAATTAATCCAAAAATTGGTGGGGTACTAATATTTGGAGAAAAAGGCACCGCCAAGTCCACAATTGTACGATCTATGGAGAATCTTGTCTTCGGTAGGAAGGTGGTAGAGTTACCGCTTTCGACTACAGAGGATAAGATGATTGGTTCAATTGATGTCGAGCACGCTATCCAGACAGGTGAGACCCGCTTTGAGCCAGGAATACTATACCGAGCAGATGGCCATATCTTGTATGTTGATGAAGTAAACTTACTAGAGGATCATCTTGTGGACGTCTTATTAGATGTCTCCGCGATGGGCGTCAATTATGTGGAAAGAGAAGGTATCTCACATACCCACCCCTCTCGTTTTGTCCTAGTCGGTACCATGAATCCAGAGGAAGGTGATCTGAGACCACAGCTCTTAGATCGTTTCGGATTATCCGTGGAGGTACATGGGGAGTCTACGAAAGAAGCACGTACAGAAATCCTTAAGCGTAGGCTTCAATTTGAACAGAGCCCAGAAAAGTTTATAAAAGATTTTGAACATGACGAAAAGCAGTTGGCAGATAGGGTAAGTCATGCGAAGCAGATTCTCAACGAAATCAAATACTCTGATGAGATCCTTGACTTAATTGCTGCTATTGGGATCAAGCTAGAAGTTGATGGACACAGAGCAGATATAACACTGCTGAAGACTGCTCTTGCTTTAGCTGCCTATGAGGGCGATGAGTCTATTCAGAAACAGCACATATATAAGGCTGCTGAATTGGTACTTCCTCATCGATTAAAGAGAAGACCCTTCGAGGATAGACAATTTAATGGTAGTGAAATAATTAGGTTGATGGAGAAATGA
- a CDS encoding TonB-dependent receptor, producing the protein MRKILLTFLTLCISLQLFAGEDHTNPVDSVREYKIPEVIVYSTRIATPVKKLPMKIELIQAPDIQKSGFTELTSLLKNYSSVDVIQYPGFLSSVGIRGFKPSGKYVTVLIDGIPSGTDNIATLGLSGIRQVEVLKGPFSAVYGTNAMGGVINMISEKSKGDLKGRFVLGGGSFSQSNGSVALGGRIVGGLSFDANLSFVAQAQNYETGRHNLLKLSEMEKEIIDPSTYGIRMQGSRNGIFSGRIRLGYDFSPAWSVNLYNAYFGGNSIPTGGSIWGVNGEKRKDLNRYSGSLEVIGNLGMHEMHITPYYNIQNSNTYNEDSDDAFVTSAIRDLTYGMMAQDNINFGYHQLVYGLDVKAFNQDAKRYEAKDKRIDPYKPAYGTLNVAGFAQGSLNFLQDRLNLSAGARFDYLLFDLAADSYLKNEAKKENYFTISPNIGLKYEIFEGFRVHSSFGMGFSAPDAYQKSGEYEGPLGYTRGNNDLKPERSSTIDFGVGYDNHEAGIYADVTYFNTAHKDFIVNARIQEGDKTIKTFENADKAKMSGLETVLSYDLGSLWDYSFSLRAFMNATFMFDYKVLKSEKDSNWEDMKYVRKQNITFGVEYQRNGFELALNGRFSGQRFEDNWFKPDLRPNLTEILEKENPDYWEEKYLKHPESLIFNGSIYYNFTEELRAGVNVLNIFDDNYTEKDGYNMPGRSFMFNISYSF; encoded by the coding sequence ATGAGAAAGATTCTTTTGACTTTTCTAACACTGTGTATCTCCCTGCAGCTTTTTGCAGGTGAGGATCACACCAATCCGGTTGACTCTGTTCGGGAGTATAAAATCCCCGAAGTCATCGTTTATTCTACAAGAATAGCTACACCTGTAAAGAAGCTGCCCATGAAGATTGAGCTAATACAGGCTCCAGATATTCAGAAGTCTGGCTTTACAGAATTGACCAGCCTACTTAAGAACTATAGCTCGGTTGATGTCATTCAGTATCCAGGTTTTTTATCTAGTGTAGGTATTAGAGGTTTTAAGCCGTCTGGGAAGTACGTTACAGTTTTGATTGATGGTATCCCATCAGGTACTGATAACATAGCGACACTCGGTTTATCTGGTATTCGCCAAGTAGAGGTACTTAAAGGTCCATTTTCGGCTGTGTATGGCACTAATGCAATGGGGGGCGTCATCAATATGATTTCAGAAAAAAGCAAAGGAGATTTGAAAGGTCGCTTTGTCTTAGGTGGCGGAAGCTTTTCACAGTCCAATGGGTCTGTAGCTCTTGGAGGTCGCATCGTAGGTGGCCTTTCTTTTGATGCAAACCTTTCATTTGTAGCTCAGGCTCAAAATTATGAAACTGGTCGTCACAATCTCCTAAAGCTATCTGAGATGGAGAAAGAGATTATAGATCCTAGTACCTATGGTATACGGATGCAAGGAAGCCGAAATGGTATTTTCTCAGGACGCATACGGCTAGGGTATGATTTTTCACCAGCATGGAGTGTCAACCTATATAATGCCTATTTTGGAGGAAACAGTATTCCAACAGGTGGTAGTATCTGGGGTGTTAATGGAGAAAAAAGAAAAGATCTCAACCGCTACTCTGGTTCATTAGAAGTTATCGGAAATCTTGGAATGCACGAGATGCATATTACTCCATATTACAATATTCAAAACTCCAATACCTATAATGAAGATAGTGATGATGCATTTGTAACAAGTGCAATAAGAGATCTCACTTATGGGATGATGGCTCAGGATAATATTAACTTTGGTTACCACCAATTAGTCTATGGCTTAGATGTAAAGGCATTCAATCAAGATGCAAAGCGATATGAAGCAAAGGATAAGAGAATTGATCCATATAAGCCAGCTTATGGTACCCTAAATGTTGCGGGATTTGCTCAAGGTAGCCTTAACTTTTTACAAGATAGGCTTAACCTCTCTGCGGGTGCTAGATTTGACTATCTCTTATTTGATTTGGCCGCAGATTCGTATCTTAAGAATGAAGCCAAGAAAGAGAACTATTTCACGATAAGCCCTAATATTGGTTTGAAGTATGAGATATTTGAAGGGTTTAGAGTACACTCTAGCTTTGGTATGGGCTTCTCAGCTCCTGATGCTTACCAGAAGTCAGGAGAGTACGAAGGACCATTGGGATATACTAGAGGTAATAATGATTTGAAGCCTGAGCGATCTAGTACTATTGACTTTGGAGTTGGTTATGACAATCATGAGGCTGGCATCTATGCTGATGTAACTTATTTTAATACTGCTCACAAGGATTTTATTGTCAATGCTCGTATCCAAGAGGGTGATAAGACTATCAAAACATTTGAGAATGCTGATAAAGCAAAAATGAGTGGTCTTGAAACTGTTCTTTCCTATGACCTCGGTAGTCTATGGGACTACAGTTTTTCTCTACGAGCCTTTATGAATGCAACCTTTATGTTTGATTATAAAGTGCTTAAGTCAGAAAAGGATAGTAACTGGGAAGATATGAAGTATGTCCGTAAGCAGAACATTACTTTTGGGGTAGAGTACCAGAGAAATGGTTTTGAACTTGCCTTGAATGGTCGTTTTAGTGGCCAACGTTTTGAAGACAACTGGTTTAAGCCAGACCTCCGTCCTAACCTTACTGAAATTCTAGAGAAGGAGAATCCAGATTATTGGGAGGAAAAATATCTGAAGCATCCAGAGTCATTGATATTTAATGGTTCTATTTACTATAACTTTACTGAAGAGTTAAGAGCAGGAGTGAACGTGCTGAATATTTTCGATGATAACTATACCGAAAAAGATGGTTATAACATGCCTGGACGCAGCTTTATGTTCAACATTTCATACTCTTTCTAG